The following coding sequences lie in one Chelmon rostratus isolate fCheRos1 chromosome 2, fCheRos1.pri, whole genome shotgun sequence genomic window:
- the fancd2 gene encoding Fanconi anemia group D2 protein isoform X1, with translation MMRKKRRSSVDKGEGATTTTKAKKSRSAGRQAKEPAPEETNQSVFAVFLREAGVTLKQGGTSNEIAVDQVVFQKRIQQQLQKSPRYPVIVQEFITGLESHIEDPERFRNCLLPCVPRLSDGDSSCVSSFQESLLRMLLGIEMLQTFIINTLLEKLPEFMLDGTGDGGLSIPRVIINQLKWLDRIVDSKELATKLMELVSVAPVEVQRDIITSLPEILEDSQHHDIARELNTLLQENTQLTVPILDALSSLNLSSSLLTEVRGAVMSTLAAVQLEDLPMVVKFILHSVSASDAYEVVCNLRKKLELEQCVLSTVLQASQSRVASKGSVVSASTPAAGSSQDSIALILDGIKSAVRFQKTISEAWLKAIESVDEVQDHKVIDLLVLFILHFTNANQSRRGAERVLKVKVRTGLIQEALLQRTFRDYAQVMRGYFPSILALAQSLLRSPDPCVVPFGGHMYRHSFTAFDSYCQQEVVGSLVTHVCSGVGGEVDMALELLCGLVTEKPSEMALYAVFVKGILDYMDNLTPQQIRRLFHLLSRLAFGHQQQGSHIQDDMHIVIRKQLSSTVPKYKRIGIIGAVMIIGSMGASRLKENGSLPQETFRQVTALLELVKSSSESSPEAAALYYDELANLILSSSLDPQVQETIAKSVLDDFQDDFVMDLGPEISGSFPFPACVMYNLDEEESQGGIAINLLPLLAVDIQNKGEPQSQTEKAHKRVSPLCLSPFFRLLRLCEEKQHQGDLEEIDALLGCPLILTDMVVVEKMESLSKAEREFLCTLLFHTINWFREAINAFCTQKELEMKMKVMTRLQNITYLQTLLERALAGTPGYVPPVANFDGESTDGIILGSTVPVNKAKKDATGKKRKAPGKNSSESSSQLEETTIGDKTQQEPEKEKEKEIRQGVSLVSYRPFFRELDMEVLSVLQCGMLSRTLLDSELHTNVREEVLLGPAELVFLLEDMLRKLEFSLTAAPAKRAPFFKGRTDKSVGFSHLQQRSPKDIASCCVHLLPALCSHLENCHNHFQTLLSENNGVVDGPATDVQEHQVMSSAYQLLLQVLNTTFSWSGFSQPGQRILLKKALGVMAGRLKEGGAELTLEQLVKHSFEYLVNFRSTMPSLSTALCLSQLLSTMSEKGGNPAAYREQTASLAKRFLSQEWVTASGERERGNKFNEALHTLLSIYLEHANDVLKAVEEIAGEGIPELLNASKDESSASWPTLNRQTFLVFYKVLMAELEKASRKIPAFKISDNTEAQSEKLLTWNLAVRDFHILVNLVKVFDSRPVLNVCLKYGRLFLESFLKLGMPLLDNSFKRHKEDVQSLLKTFQLSTRQLHHMCGHSKIHQDTSLTNHVPALKKSLELFVYRVKAMLMLNNCHEAFWIGNLKNRNLKGEEILSQRSQESEDDDDDEEQRSALLQEESGDEAQETDSEESKRVNREEDVDQSDITNDSDSN, from the exons ATGATGCGCAAAAAGCGACGCTCCTCTGTGGATAAAGGAGAGGGAGCTACTACAACCACCA AGGCAAAGAAGAGTCGCAGTGCTGGCCGCCAGGCAAAGGAACCTGCTCCGGAAGAGACCAATCAAAGtgtatttgctgtctttcttcGAGAGGCAGGTGTCACCTTAAAACAAGGTGGCACGTCCAATGAGATTG CTGTTGACCAAGTAGTTTTTCAAAAAAGGatccagcagcagctacagaagaGTCCAAGGTACCCCGTG ATTGTGCAGGAATTCATCACTGGATTGGAGTCTCATATTGAGGACCCTGAGCGGTTTAGGAACTGCCTCCTTCCGTGTGTCCCACGACTGTCTGATGGAGACTCCAg TTGTGTCAGCTCATTCCAGGAAAGCCTGCTACGCATGCTGCTGGGGATTGAGATGCTGCAG aCTTTCATCATTAACACCTTGCTCGAGAAACTCCCTGAATTTATGCTTGATGG CACTGGAGATGGAGGGCTCAGTATTCCTCGCGTAATTATTAACCAGCTTAAATGGCTAGACAGAATTGTGGACAGCAAG GAGCTGGCAACGAAGCTCATGGAGCTTGTGTCAGTAGCACCAGTGGAGGTTCAGCGTGACATCATCACCAGTCTGCCAGAGATACTGGAAGACTCCCAGCACCATGACATAGCCAGAGAGCTCAA CACTTTACTCCAGGAGAACACTCAGTTGACTGTCCCCATCCTGGACGCCCTCTCTAGTCTGAACCTCAGTTCCTCATTACTGACTGAG GTTCGTGGAGCTGTTATGTCCACTTTGGCTGCTGTTCAACTGGAGGACCTACCTATGGTGGTCAAGTTCATCCTGCACTCTGTCTCAGCCTCTGATGCATATGAG gTGGTGTGTAATCTTCGTAAAAAGCTGGAGTTGGAGCAGTGTGTTCTCTCTACTGTGCTGCAGGCCTCCCAGAGCCGCGTGGCGAGCAAAGGGTCAGTAGT GTCTGCTTCCACaccagcagctggcagcagccAGGACAGCATTGCACTGATACTGGACGGCATCAAGTCAGCAGTGCGTTTCCAGAAAACGATATCTGAGGCTTGGCTCAAG GCAATCGAGTCTGTGGACGAAGTGCAGGACCATAAG GTGATAGATCTGCTGGTGCTGTTCATCCTCCACTTCACCAATGCCAACCAGAGCCGGCGGGGGGcggagagggtgctgaaggtgaaaGTGAGGACTGGACTGATCCAGGAGGCTCTGCTCCAGAGGACCTTCAGGGACTACGCTCAG GTCATGCGAGGGTATTTTCCCTCCATCTTGGCTCTGGCTCAGAGTCTGCTGCGCTCCCCTGACCCCTGTGTGGTGCCTTTCGGTGGACACATGTACCGACACTCATTCACTGCCTTTGACTCTTACTGCCAACAG GAAGTGGTGGGTTCCCTCGTGACCCATGTGTGCAGCGGTGTGGGTGGGGAGGTGGACATGGCTCTGGAGCTGCTCTGTGGCCTGGTCACAGAAAAGCCCTCAGAAATGGCTCTGTATGCTGTTTTTGTTAAG GGAATCTTGGACTACATGGACAACCTCACACCCCAGCAGATCCGCAGACTCTTCCACCTTCTGAGCAGACTGGCCTTTGGGCACCAGCAGCAGGGCTCTCACATCCAG GATGACATGCACATAGTGATCCGCAAACAGCTCTCCAGCACTGTGCCCAAGTACAAGCGCATCGGCATCATTGGTGCGGTCATGATCATAGGCAGCATGGGGGCCTCCAG GCTGAAGGAGAATGGTTCGTTACCCCAGGAGACATTCAGACAG GTGACAGCCCTGTTGGAGCTGGTGAAGTCGAGCAGTGAAAGCTCACCTGAGGCTGCGGCTCTGTACTATGATGAACTGGCCAACCTGATCCTGAGCTCCAGCCTGGACCCACAGGTGCAG GAAACAATCGCTAAGAGCGTCCTTGATGACTTCCAGGATGACTTTGTGATGGATCTAGGACCAGAAATATCTGG TTCCTTTCCCTTTCCAGCCTGTGTGATGTACAAcctggatgaggaggagagtcaAGGAGGCATTGCCATCAACCTGCTGCCTCTACTGGCCGTAGACATCCAGAACAAAGGAGAGCCGCAGAGTCAAACCGAGAAGGCACACAA GCGagtgtctcctctctgcctgtctccatTTTTCCGCCTCCTGCGGCTCTGTGAGGAGAAACAGCATCAGGGAGACCTCGAGGAGATCGATGCCCTGCTGG GCTGCCCTCTGATCCTAACAGACATGGTGGTCGTGGAGAAGATGGAGAGCCTGTCAAAAGCTGAGAGGGAGTTCCTCTGTACTTTGCTGTTTCACACCATCAACTGGTTCAGAGAG GCCATAAACGCATTCTGTACACAAAAGGAGcttgagatgaagatgaaagtgATGACTCGCCTGCAGAACATCACCTACCTTCAGACACTGTTGGAGAGGGCTTTGGCAG GAACACCAGGCTATGTTCCACCTGTTGCCAACTTTGATGGAGAAAGCACTGATGGGATTATACTTGGCTCAACTGTTCCTGTGAACAAGGCAAAGAAAG ATGCCacagggaagaagaggaaggcCCCTGGTAAGAATTCCTCAGAGAGCAGCTCTCAGCTTGAGGAGACCACTATAGGGGACAAAACTCAGCAG GAgccagagaaggagaaagaaaaggagatcCGGCAAGGTGTCAGTCTGGTGTCCTACAGGCCGTTTTTCAGAGAGCTGGACATGGAGGtgctcagtgtgctgcagtgtggCATGCTGTCCCGCACACTGCTGGACTCTGAGCTCCACACCAAT GTGCGAGAGGAGGTCCTGCTGGGTCCTGCTGAGCTGGTTTTCCTGCTGGAGGATATGCTACGCAAACTGGAGTTTAGTCTTACCGCTGCACCTGCAAAGAGAGCCCCTTTCTTTAAG ggAAGGACTGATAAGAGTGTGGGCTTCTCCCATCTACAGCAGAGGAGCCCCAAGGACATTGCTTCCTGCTGCGTCCATCTGCTACCTGCTCTCTGTTCACACCTGGAGAACTGCCACAACCATTTTCAG ACATTGCTGTCTGAGAACAACGGTGTAGTGGACGGACCAGCCACAGATGTTCAGGAGCACCAGGTGATGTCTTCAGCCTaccagctgctcctgcaggtCCTGAACACGACCTTCAGCTG GTCTGGATTCAGCCAGCCAGGACAGCGGATCTTACTGAAGAAGGCTCTGGGAGTTATGGCTGGACGACTAAAGGAGGGAGGTGCTGAATTGACTCTGGAGCAGCTTGTAAA ACACAGCTTTGAGTACCTGGTGAACTTCCGCAGCACCATGCCGAGTCTCAGCACTGCCCTGTGTCTCTCCCAGCTTCTGTCCACCATGTCAGAGAAAGGAGGGAACCCTGCTGCCTACAGAGAGCAGACCG CTTCCCTGGCGAAACGTTTCCTGAGCCAAGAGTGGGTGACAGCCagcggagagagggagcgagggaacAAATTCAATGAAGCACTTCACACTCTCCTAAG cATCTACCTGGAACATGCCAATGATGTTCTGAAGGCAGTTGAGGAAATAGCTGGAGAAGGAATCCCTGAGCTCCTCAACGCATCAAAAGATGAGAGCTCTGCATCGTGGCCCACTCTCAACAG GCAGACATTCCTggtgttttacaaagtgttgaTGGCAGAGCTGGAAAAGGCCTCCAGGAAGATCCCTGCTTTCAAAATCAGTGACAACACTGAG GCTCAGAGTGAGAAGCTGCTGACATGGAACCTGGCTGTCAGAGACTTTCATATCCTGGTCAACCTAGTTAAG GTGTTTGATTCTAGGCCGGTGCTCAATGTTTGTCTAAAG TATGGCCGCCTGTTCCTGGAGTCTTTCCTGAAGTTGGGGATGCCACTACTGGACAACAGTTTCAAAAGGCACAAG gAGGATGTCCAGAGCCTGTTGAAAACCTTCCAGCTCAGCACCCGGCAGCTCCATCACATGTGTGGACACTCTAAG ATTCATCAGGACACAAGCCTGACCAACCACGTACCAGCCTTAAAGAAGAGCCTGGAACTGTTTGTCTACAGAGTGAAGGCCATGCTGATGCTCAACAACTGTCATGAGGCTTTTTGGATTGGCAACCTGAAGAATCGCAACCTGAAG GGTGAAGAGATTTTGTCTCAGAGGTCACAAGAaagtgaggatgatgatgacgatgaggaGCAACGTTCAGCGCTGCTTCAGGAAGAGTCAGGGGATGAG GCCCAGGAGACCGACTCTGAGGAAAGTAAGAGGGtcaacagagaggaagatgtggATCAAAGTGATATAACAAATGACTCTGACTCCAACTAA